The nucleotide window GAGTTAACTCATTTCGTCTATACAGATTACCAACTCCAAAGAAGGAATTGGTCGTTGGTCTACTTGGTAGGAATGGAATGGGAAAAACGACAATTGTTAACATTTTGTCTGGTTTATTGAAACCTAACTTAGGCCTGTATGAAAATGAACCCACCTGGGATGAAATACTTAAGTTCTTTCACGGTACTGAACTTAAAACACATTTCGAAAAGATATCTAGTAATGATATCAAAACTTCCATAAAACCACAAAAAGTATACTTGATTCCCAAGGTCTTTGGTGGTACCGCCAAAGAGTTACTTGATAAACACGACGAAAGAAATGCCGTAAACGAACTTGTAGAAAGTTTGGATCTAAAAGATTCTCTGGAGAGAAACGTCATGGAACTTAGCGGGGGCGAGTTGCAGCGTCTGGCAGTTGCGATAACAGCAAATAAGGAAGCTGATTTTTACTTCTTTGATGAACCTTCTTCATTCAACGATGTTTACCAGCGATTATCGGTAGCTAGAGTGATACACAGATTGGCAACGATGGGTAAAAGTATAATGGTTGTGGAACATGATGTCACATTACTTGATTATCTAAGTGATTACATTTATGTTTTATACGGTGAACCAAGCGCATATGGTATAGTTTCTGGCGTGTTAAGCACTAAAGTTGGTATTAACGTATTCCTTGACGGATACCTGCCTAATGAAAACGTTAGGTTCAGAGATAAGGCATTTAAGTTTGAGACAGCAATCGGTACTGAAGAGTTCATACAAGAAGAAGTATTTGCTGAATATACTGACTTGGAAAAGCAATACCTGTCCTTTAAACTCTATGTTGTCGGCAGCAAGATAAGGAAGGGTGAGGTGGTTGGGATAATGGGTGCTAATGCTCTGGGCAAGACTACAATGATGAAGATGTTAGCCGGAGTTGAGAACCCGGATAAGGGTACTGTAGATGTCAAGGCTAAAATATCCTACAAGCCACAGTATCTTAGCCAAGAGTATGAAGGTGACGTCCGATCACTACTTGATGCTGCATATGGAAGACCTGTGGAAGGAACAAGTGCGGAAGAGCAAATAATCAACCATATCGGTGTCAAGAAGTTATACGACAAGATGGTGAAAAACCTTAGTGGAGGGGAACTACAGAAGGTTGCAGTGGTTGCTTGTCTTCTAAGGGATGCATATATCTATGCACTCGATGAACCCTCGGCATTCTTGGATGTCGAAGATAGGATTGCACTTGCAAAGTTCCTGCAGCGATTTGTAAGGGGACAGGGCAAATCTGCAGTAATAATAGATCATGATCTGCAGTTGATTGATTTGGTTGCTGATACCTTGATTGTGTTTACCGGTAAACCTAGCGTGGAGGGTCATGCTACTGAAACCTTATCGAAGGCTAATGGCATGAACATGTTTCTGCGAGGTGTTGAGTTGACATATAGAAGAGACCCTGACACCAACAGACCGCGGGTAAACAAGATA belongs to Nitrososphaerales archaeon and includes:
- a CDS encoding ribosome biogenesis/translation initiation ATPase RLI — translated: MSHRIAVIDEELCKPKKCNLECINFCPVNKSGAKCIVLGERDNNQIAVIDESLCNGCGICVKKCPYDAITIVNLSQELGVFKVHQYGVNSFRLYRLPTPKKELVVGLLGRNGMGKTTIVNILSGLLKPNLGLYENEPTWDEILKFFHGTELKTHFEKISSNDIKTSIKPQKVYLIPKVFGGTAKELLDKHDERNAVNELVESLDLKDSLERNVMELSGGELQRLAVAITANKEADFYFFDEPSSFNDVYQRLSVARVIHRLATMGKSIMVVEHDVTLLDYLSDYIYVLYGEPSAYGIVSGVLSTKVGINVFLDGYLPNENVRFRDKAFKFETAIGTEEFIQEEVFAEYTDLEKQYLSFKLYVVGSKIRKGEVVGIMGANALGKTTMMKMLAGVENPDKGTVDVKAKISYKPQYLSQEYEGDVRSLLDAAYGRPVEGTSAEEQIINHIGVKKLYDKMVKNLSGGELQKVAVVACLLRDAYIYALDEPSAFLDVEDRIALAKFLQRFVRGQGKSAVIIDHDLQLIDLVADTLIVFTGKPSVEGHATETLSKANGMNMFLRGVELTYRRDPDTNRPRVNKIDSRLDREQKASGNYYITK